In Opitutaceae bacterium TAV5, one genomic interval encodes:
- a CDS encoding MerR family transcriptional regulator: protein MFPIDTAARLARMSRHSVLVCCRRGLVTPRLDPVYGGFYFDRDAIRTLQRIEYLRTACGVNLAGIEIILKLMADVEELRALARI from the coding sequence ATTTTTCCGATCGACACCGCCGCTCGTCTCGCCCGGATGTCGCGGCACAGCGTGCTCGTGTGTTGCCGGCGCGGTCTGGTCACGCCTCGCCTCGATCCTGTTTACGGCGGGTTCTACTTTGATCGGGACGCCATCCGCACGCTGCAGCGTATCGAGTATCTGCGCACCGCGTGCGGCGTGAACCTCGCCGGGATCGAAATCATCCTGAAACTGATGGCGGACGTGGAGGAATTGCGCGCCCTCGCGCGAATCTGA
- a CDS encoding phosphoglycerate mutase, whose amino-acid sequence MNNLLPHLYLVRHGETAWSLAGRHTGRSELPLTGQGELESRLLGERLAGAVFSHVFTSPRLRARRTCELSGLGAGATIEPDLAEWDYGDYEGKRASEIREERPDWDIFRDGCPGGETPAQVSDRADRLLARLRQLRGDIALFTHGHFGRVLGVRWIGLPLAQARHFLLGTASLSVLGHEHGRDEEPAIALWGAVSGGLLDAGRRLRENEAGILKQRAIERWENEGGEIPGLPANHQGNPDAL is encoded by the coding sequence ATGAACAACCTGCTCCCGCACCTCTATCTCGTCCGGCACGGTGAAACCGCGTGGTCGCTCGCCGGCCGGCACACGGGCCGTTCCGAACTGCCGCTCACCGGGCAGGGGGAACTCGAATCGCGCCTGCTGGGGGAACGGCTGGCCGGCGCCGTTTTCAGCCATGTATTCACCAGCCCGCGACTGCGGGCGCGCCGCACCTGCGAATTGAGCGGACTCGGCGCGGGCGCGACGATCGAGCCGGATCTGGCGGAGTGGGATTACGGCGATTACGAAGGGAAACGCGCCAGCGAGATCCGGGAGGAGCGCCCCGACTGGGATATTTTCCGGGACGGATGCCCCGGCGGCGAAACGCCCGCGCAGGTGTCCGATCGCGCGGACCGGCTCCTCGCGCGGCTCCGCCAGTTGCGAGGGGATATCGCGCTCTTCACCCACGGTCACTTCGGGCGGGTCCTCGGGGTGCGCTGGATCGGCCTGCCGCTGGCGCAGGCCCGGCATTTCCTGCTCGGCACCGCCTCGCTCAGTGTCCTCGGCCATGAGCACGGCCGGGACGAGGAACCGGCCATCGCCCTGTGGGGCGCGGTGTCCGGCGGCCTGCTCGACGCCGGGCGACGCCTGCGCGAGAATGAGGCCGGAATCCTGAAACAGCGTGCCATCGAACGCTGGGAAAATGAGGGAGGCGAGATTCCCGGCCTGCCGGCGAACCATCAGGGAAACCCCGATGCGCTTTAG